A stretch of Gammaproteobacteria bacterium DNA encodes these proteins:
- a CDS encoding IS3 family transposase — translation MRRPRRNHTAAFNAKVAIAAIKGDKTMAELAEQFEVHSTQITQWKTELLARATEIFATAA, via the coding sequence CCGAAGAAACCACACCGCCGCCTTCAACGCCAAGGTCGCAATCGCTGCCATCAAAGGCGACAAGACGATGGCGGAGCTGGCCGAGCAGTTTGAAGTGCATTCGACACAGATCACCCAATGGAAGACCGAACTCTTGGCGCGCGCCACGGAGATTTTCGCCACGGCCGC